In Drosophila bipectinata strain 14024-0381.07 chromosome 2R, DbipHiC1v2, whole genome shotgun sequence, one genomic interval encodes:
- the LOC108125047 gene encoding G-protein coupled receptor Mth-like, translated as MELMFRLSFLLTLLVILGNRRAKADIANCHFYDTVNLTSSQRSQNGSYFYQGVEIPPNQTGEYSYILLPDGEREPVKSHWRGCACKMKTCIRLCCPPNQYMDEYSECTDGLDEDTWSGHYVNITSGTSVKRLDFHKDFILQGHLPQPCQNMYNLEENEGELFENGTFLRFFDTKSLSKQEYCIQPRKLNDSIRILPYNCAIETGPDWGKTVAISTSLFCIIVTIAIYCLAGMLKSFNNVCLTFYMASLGLGSLMQLLDSWHVPTNTLCEPTGYLGYFFIISAFFWLSVISRNVGRSIGKCVPMTNRKASMKKYLKYSGYAWGIPAILTTTIVLLDFTLDRDEYERWMPGVGFYNCWVKSEDKSAMIYLYGPILILITYNITVFIHAARNIVRIKMKTRKTFDSGESHLSTGVDSDMEIFLTCIKLFLVMGVSWSLVIISYLVENDGLWSKILLPSDYINYSQGTIILLVVLSTKSTRRCLQERFQSKPAARTSNYSKVQAFTGTTESTSA; from the exons ATGGAATTAATGTTTAGGCTCTCTTTCCTGCTAACTCTATTGGTGATCCTAGGAAACCGTAGAGCAAAGGCAGACATTGCTAACTGCCATTTCTACGACACCGTGAACCTCACATCCAGCCAGAGATCCCAAAATGGATCTTACTTTTACCAGGGAGTGGAGATTCCCCCCAACCAGACGGGGGAGTATAGTTACATTCTGCTGCCCGACGGGGAACGAGAACCCGTAAAGAGTCATTGGAGAGGCTGTGCCTGTAAGATGAAGACCTGCATCCGACTGTGCTGTCCCCCTAACCAGTATATGGACGAGTATAGCGAGTGCACAGATGGCCTGGATGAGGACACGTGGTCCGGCCACTATGTGAACATTACCAGCGGGACCTCAGTGAAGAGACTGGACTTCCACAAGGATTTTATTCTTCAGGGGCATCTACCTCAGCCCTGTCAAAATATGTATAATCTAGAGGAAAATGAGGGAGAACTCTTTGAG AATGGAACATTCCTGCGTTTCTTCGACACCAAGAGCCTCTCCAAGCAGGAGTACTGCATTCAGCCCCGAAAGTTGAACGATTCCATACGAATTCTGCCGTATAACTGTGCCATAGAGACCGGTCCCGATTGGGGAAAGACAGTGG CAATCAGCACGTCCTTGTTCTGTATTATTGTCACCATCGCTATTTACTGTCTGGCAGGAATGCTTAAAAGCTTCAACAACGTATGCCTCACTTTCTACATGGCGAGCTTGGGCTTAGGAAGTCTTATGCAGCTCCTGGATTCTTGGCACGTACCGACTAACACGCTATGTGAACCCACAG GCTACCTTGGTTACTTCTTTATAATATCGGCCTTCTTCTGGCTTTCCGTGATCAGTCGGAATGTGGGGAGGAGCATTGGAAAATGCGTGCCAATGACAAACCGTAAAGCTAGCATGAAGAAGTACTTGAAGTACAGCGGATATGCATGGGGCATTCCTGCCATCCTAACAACAACCATTGTTCTGTTGGATTTTACTTTGGACAGAGATGAATACGAGAGATGGATGCCAGGCGTTGGGTTCTACAACTGTTGGGTCAAAA GTGAGGACAAGAGCGCCATGATCTACCTCTATGGACCGATACTGATTCTGATCACCTACAACATAACCGTATTCATCCATGCGGCCAGGAATATTGTGAGAATCAAGATGAAGACAAGGAAAACTTTTGATTCGGGGGAGTCGCACTTATCGACAGGAGTCGATTCGGATATGGAAAT attcttaaCCTGCATtaagctatttttggttatGGGGGTGTCATGGAGCCTGGTGATCATTTCCTACTTGGTGGAGAACGACGGTTTGTGGAGTAAGATTTTGTTGCCGAGCGACTACATTAACTACTCCCAAGGAACTATAATCTTATTGGTGGTTCTGTCAACAAAGTCCACCAGGCGTTGTCTCCAGGAGAG aTTTCAATCAAAGCCAGCCGCCAGAACCAGTAATTATTCCAAGGTGCAAGCTTTCACTGGGACTACAGAGTCGACATCGGCCTAG
- the RpL22-like gene encoding large ribosomal subunit protein eL22 isoform X1, with protein MKPQPATKDAAKGKGKTPAKSKKTPAKGGASTGENEKSTALPPMNSKKVAKAPTAALRKLSLGTNEPAKPAGKKLVPHSSSASSATVVSNKKVKAEAPAARKREDTSKTEALAAKKPKATAAPKPKAGTAVKKETAPATKVAAPIKPKTKLNSKKLALRGKSAAKKKVWQRFEIDCSCVVEDQILDLADFEKYIKTHTKVNKKINNLGDMVTLERSKQTSLIINSSVHFSKRYFKYLSKRYLKKNSLRDWVRVVSSGKDSFTMCYFKIQSQEDDDEEVVDNKT; from the coding sequence ATGAAGCCACAACCTGCCACGAAGGATGCCGCCAAGGGCAAAGGAAAAACTCCAGCAAAGTCGAAGAAAACTCCTGCTAAGGGGGGAGCTTCCACCGGAGAAAATGAAAAGTCCACTGCGCTTCCGCCAATGAACTCCAAGAAGGTGGCCAAAGCCCCGACTGCCGCATTGCGTAAACTGAGTTTGGGCACAAATGAACCAGCGAAGCCGGCTGGGAAGAAGTTGGTGCCTCACTCGTCGTCGGCTTCTTCGGCCACTGTGGTGTCCAACAAGAAAGTGAAGGCTGAAGCTCCCGCGGCTCGCAAGAGGGAAGATACCTCGAAAACCGAGGCTCTGGCTGCCAAGAAACCTAAAGCTACTGCAGCTCCAAAGCCCAAAGCGGGTACCGCAGTGAAGAAGGAGACTGCTCCGGCTACTAAAGTTGCAGCCCCAATCAAGCCGAAGACCAAGCTTAACTCCAAGAAGTTGGCGCTACGCGGAAAAAGTGCTGCCAAGAAAAAGGTCTGGCAACGGTTCGAGATCGATTGCTCGTGCGTGGTCGAGGATCAGATTCTGGACCTTGCCGACTTCGAGAAGTACATCAAGACCCACACCAAGGTGAACAAGAAGATCAACAACCTGGGCGACATGGTGACCTTAGAGCGTTCCAAGCAAACTTCTTTGATCATCAACAGCAGCGTTCATTTCTCCAAGCGTTATTTTAAATACCTATCGAAGCGCTACCTGAAGAAGAATAGCCTTCGCGACTGGGTGCGTGTTGTTTCCAGTGGTAAGGACTCCTTCACCATGTGCTACTTCAAGATCCAGAGCCAGGAGGACGACGATGAAGAAGTGGTGGACAATAAGACCTAG
- the RpL22-like gene encoding large ribosomal subunit protein eL22 isoform X2 gives MKPQPATKDAAKGKGKTPAKSKKTPAKGGASTGENEKSTALPPMNSKKVAKAPTAALRKLSLGTNEPAKPAGKKLVPHSSSASSATVVSNKKVKAEAPAARKREDTSKTEALAAKKPKATAAPKPKAGTAVKKETAPATKVAAPIKPKTKLNSKKLALRGKSAAKKKVWQRFEIDCSCVVEDQILDLADFEKYIKTHTKVNKKINNLGDMVTLERSKQTSLIINSSVHFSKRYFKYLSKRYLKKNSLRDWVRVVSSGKDSFTMCYFKIQSQEDDDEEVVDNKT, from the exons ATGAAGCCACAACCTGCCACGAAGGATGCCGCCAAGGGCAAAGGAAAAACTCCAGCAAAGTCGAAGAAAACTCCTGCTAAGGGGGGAGCTTCCACCGGAGAAAATGAAAAGTCCACTGCGCTTCCGCCAATGAACTCCAAGAAGGTGGCCAAAGCCCCGACTGCCGCATTGCGTAAACTGAGTTTGGGCACAAATGAACCAGCGAAGCCGGCTGGGAAGAAGTTGGTGCCTCACTCGTCGTCGGCTTCTTCGGCCACTGTGGTGTCCAACAAGAAAGTGAAGGCTGAAGCTCCCGCGGCTCGCAAGAGGGAAGATACCTCGAAAACCGAGGCTCTGGCTGCCAAGAAACCTAAAGCTACTGCAGCTCCAAAGCCCAAAGCGGGTACCGCAGTGAAGAAGGAGACTGCTCCGGCTACTAAAGTTGCAGCCCCAATCAAGCCGAAGACCAAGCTTAACTCCAAGAAGTTGGCGCTACGCGGAAAAAGTGCTGCCAAGAAAAAGGTCTGGCAACGGTTCGAGATCGATTGCTCGTGCGTGGTCGAGGATCAGATTCTGGACCTTGCCGACTTCGAGAAGTACATCAAGACCCACACCAAGGTGAACAAGAAGATCAACAACCTGGGCGACATGGTGACCTTAGAGCGTTCCAAGCAAACTTCTTTGATCATCAACAGCAGCGTTCATTTCTCCAAGCGTTATTTTAAATACCTATCGAAGCGCTACCTGAAGAAGAATAGCCTTCGCGACTGGGTGCGTGTTGTTTCCAGTGGTAAGGACTCCTTCACCATGTGCTACTTCAAGATCCAGAGCCAGGAGGACGACGATGAAGAAGTGGTGGACAATAAGAC CTAG
- the yip3 gene encoding uncharacterized protein yip3 isoform X2: MTAEEELIYLNFSTRTPLGSSNLIMASADSREDGTMVGVLCDEGILLATNSRDNLLCHLDERVYCCAPRADRDIIQDVGTQVDYQTNDRHQKLTVAQVKDMLCRKYEQAATVDILVAGEDRNGLHMYELQPKGKASIVQQAAKGGTKAEEVLFCLDVYRKDPMNLAEAEQLVRESLQVGPNDYVEMCFIYKEEPNEVEEGTPPEIPPETESQADAEIQSVSGRSPESMA, from the exons ATGACTGCCGAGGAGGAG CTCATTTACCTAAACTTTTCAACTCGAACGCCCTTGGGATCGTCCAACCTCATAATGGCCAGCGCAGA TTCTCGAGAGGACGGCACCATGGTGGGCGTGCTATGTGACGAAGGAATTCTACTGGCCACCAATTCAAGGGACAACCTACTTTGCCACCTGGACGAGCGCGTATA TTGCTGTGCTCCGCGTGCCGATCGCGACATCATCCAGGACGTGGGAACCCAAGTGGACTACCAAACCAATGACAGACACCAGAAGCTTACCGTGGCCCAGGTGAAGGACATGCTGTGCCGCAAGTACGAGCAGGCTGCGACTGTGGATATCCTCGTGGCTGGCGAAGATCGTAACGGCCTTCATATGTACGAACTCCAGCCAAAGGGAAAGGCAAGCATCGTCCAGCAAGCAGCCAAGGGCGGAACGAAGGCCGAGGAAGTTCTGTTTTGCCTAGATGTATACCGAAAGGATCCAATGAATCTGGCAGAGGCCGAGCAACTGGTGCGGGAGTCCTTGCAGGTTGGGCCCAACGATTACGTGGAAATGTGCTTCATCTACAAGGAGGAGCCTAATGAAGTAGAAGAGGGGACACCCCCGGAGATACCTCCGGAAACGGAGTCCCAGGCTGATGCCGAAATACAGAGTGTATCTGGTAGATCGCCAGAAAGCATGGCTTAA
- the yip3 gene encoding uncharacterized protein yip3 isoform X1, translating into MMPIKPSTRPSGLSHWSWPQLVGSIYRAQTLEQQLIYLNFSTRTPLGSSNLIMASADSREDGTMVGVLCDEGILLATNSRDNLLCHLDERVYCCAPRADRDIIQDVGTQVDYQTNDRHQKLTVAQVKDMLCRKYEQAATVDILVAGEDRNGLHMYELQPKGKASIVQQAAKGGTKAEEVLFCLDVYRKDPMNLAEAEQLVRESLQVGPNDYVEMCFIYKEEPNEVEEGTPPEIPPETESQADAEIQSVSGRSPESMA; encoded by the exons ATGATGCCCATTAAACCGTCTACGAGGCCTTCTGGTCTTAGCCATTGGTCCTGGCCACAACTAGTTGGTTCTATTTATAGGGCCCAGACCCTAGAGCAGCAG CTCATTTACCTAAACTTTTCAACTCGAACGCCCTTGGGATCGTCCAACCTCATAATGGCCAGCGCAGA TTCTCGAGAGGACGGCACCATGGTGGGCGTGCTATGTGACGAAGGAATTCTACTGGCCACCAATTCAAGGGACAACCTACTTTGCCACCTGGACGAGCGCGTATA TTGCTGTGCTCCGCGTGCCGATCGCGACATCATCCAGGACGTGGGAACCCAAGTGGACTACCAAACCAATGACAGACACCAGAAGCTTACCGTGGCCCAGGTGAAGGACATGCTGTGCCGCAAGTACGAGCAGGCTGCGACTGTGGATATCCTCGTGGCTGGCGAAGATCGTAACGGCCTTCATATGTACGAACTCCAGCCAAAGGGAAAGGCAAGCATCGTCCAGCAAGCAGCCAAGGGCGGAACGAAGGCCGAGGAAGTTCTGTTTTGCCTAGATGTATACCGAAAGGATCCAATGAATCTGGCAGAGGCCGAGCAACTGGTGCGGGAGTCCTTGCAGGTTGGGCCCAACGATTACGTGGAAATGTGCTTCATCTACAAGGAGGAGCCTAATGAAGTAGAAGAGGGGACACCCCCGGAGATACCTCCGGAAACGGAGTCCCAGGCTGATGCCGAAATACAGAGTGTATCTGGTAGATCGCCAGAAAGCATGGCTTAA
- the yip3 gene encoding uncharacterized protein yip3 isoform X3 yields MASADSREDGTMVGVLCDEGILLATNSRDNLLCHLDERVYCCAPRADRDIIQDVGTQVDYQTNDRHQKLTVAQVKDMLCRKYEQAATVDILVAGEDRNGLHMYELQPKGKASIVQQAAKGGTKAEEVLFCLDVYRKDPMNLAEAEQLVRESLQVGPNDYVEMCFIYKEEPNEVEEGTPPEIPPETESQADAEIQSVSGRSPESMA; encoded by the exons ATGGCCAGCGCAGA TTCTCGAGAGGACGGCACCATGGTGGGCGTGCTATGTGACGAAGGAATTCTACTGGCCACCAATTCAAGGGACAACCTACTTTGCCACCTGGACGAGCGCGTATA TTGCTGTGCTCCGCGTGCCGATCGCGACATCATCCAGGACGTGGGAACCCAAGTGGACTACCAAACCAATGACAGACACCAGAAGCTTACCGTGGCCCAGGTGAAGGACATGCTGTGCCGCAAGTACGAGCAGGCTGCGACTGTGGATATCCTCGTGGCTGGCGAAGATCGTAACGGCCTTCATATGTACGAACTCCAGCCAAAGGGAAAGGCAAGCATCGTCCAGCAAGCAGCCAAGGGCGGAACGAAGGCCGAGGAAGTTCTGTTTTGCCTAGATGTATACCGAAAGGATCCAATGAATCTGGCAGAGGCCGAGCAACTGGTGCGGGAGTCCTTGCAGGTTGGGCCCAACGATTACGTGGAAATGTGCTTCATCTACAAGGAGGAGCCTAATGAAGTAGAAGAGGGGACACCCCCGGAGATACCTCCGGAAACGGAGTCCCAGGCTGATGCCGAAATACAGAGTGTATCTGGTAGATCGCCAGAAAGCATGGCTTAA